The following coding sequences lie in one Brevibacterium marinum genomic window:
- a CDS encoding substrate-binding domain-containing protein, whose translation MRQNSQHRNKKSRKKLALFGATVAIGALALSGCGNQKGQGNEQAGSGSGSDGEVTIALLLPESKTTRYESLDKPNFEKYVAEANPDAKVEYRNANQDATQQQQQFEAAVTEGVDAVVLDPVDASAVASALSKAQAKKIPVVAYDRFFEGADYYTSFDNKKIGNLQGQAVLDGLKAEGTDPKSGPVWMVNGDPKDPNAADFKAGAEETLKGAGVDIAESHDTLDWNPDDARKWVEGQLQSADEEPIAIYAANDGTAGGVLAATKKAKVEPVVTGQDAEVDGLQNILRGDQYATIYKSIPPQAEFAANAAVALAGGENPEGSTTYKDTPTDFVEAKVVTKDKVKDIIGGQIKAEDICTGGVKKLCEDAGVK comes from the coding sequence ATGAGGCAGAACTCGCAGCACCGTAACAAGAAGTCCCGGAAGAAGTTGGCCCTCTTCGGTGCCACGGTTGCCATCGGCGCTCTCGCGCTCAGCGGCTGTGGGAATCAGAAGGGTCAAGGCAATGAGCAGGCCGGCAGCGGCTCGGGCTCAGACGGTGAGGTCACCATCGCCCTGCTGCTCCCGGAGTCCAAGACCACCCGCTACGAATCGCTCGACAAGCCGAACTTCGAGAAGTACGTCGCCGAGGCCAACCCCGATGCGAAGGTCGAATACCGCAACGCGAACCAGGACGCGACCCAACAGCAGCAGCAGTTCGAGGCCGCAGTGACCGAAGGCGTCGACGCCGTCGTGCTCGACCCGGTCGACGCCTCGGCGGTGGCATCGGCACTGTCGAAGGCTCAAGCCAAGAAGATCCCGGTCGTCGCCTACGACCGTTTCTTCGAAGGTGCCGACTACTACACCTCGTTCGACAACAAGAAGATCGGCAATCTCCAGGGGCAAGCCGTTCTCGACGGTCTCAAGGCCGAGGGCACGGACCCGAAGTCGGGCCCGGTCTGGATGGTCAACGGCGATCCGAAGGATCCCAACGCCGCCGACTTCAAGGCCGGTGCCGAGGAGACGCTCAAGGGCGCCGGCGTCGACATCGCCGAAAGTCATGACACGCTCGACTGGAACCCCGATGATGCCCGCAAGTGGGTCGAGGGTCAGCTGCAGAGCGCGGACGAGGAGCCGATCGCGATCTACGCGGCCAACGACGGGACCGCCGGTGGTGTCCTCGCCGCTACGAAGAAGGCCAAGGTCGAGCCCGTCGTCACAGGACAGGATGCCGAGGTCGACGGTCTGCAGAACATCCTCAGGGGCGACCAGTACGCCACGATCTACAAGTCGATTCCACCCCAGGCGGAATTCGCTGCAAATGCGGCCGTCGCCCTGGCCGGCGGCGAGAATCCAGAGGGCTCAACGACCTACAAGGATACTCCGACGGACTTCGTCGAGGCCAAGGTCGTCACCAAGGACAAGGTCAAGGACATCATCGGCGGTCAGATCAAGGCCGAAGACATCTGCACCGGTGGTGTGAAGAAGCTCTGCGAAGACGCCGGCGTCAAGTAG
- a CDS encoding ATP-binding cassette domain-containing protein: MNSQSNDPASAQPRMPDRGGEPVLELRGVNKRFGAVQALTDINLTIGRGEVVGLVGDNGAGKSTLVKVLAGVHSADEGEIKLGGRIQRFASPKDAQKAGVATVFQDLSLCENLDVVANLFLGHEKTRRGVLDEVAMEAKSWELLHSLSAKIPSVRVPISALSGGQRQTVAIARSLLGEPSIVMLDEPTAALGVAQTAEVLNLIDRLRERDLGVLLVSHNMADVQAVCDRVHVLRLGKNAGDFPGDERTDVLVAAITGASDNVVTQRATRRGERR, translated from the coding sequence ATGAATTCTCAATCCAATGATCCGGCATCCGCGCAGCCGCGGATGCCGGACCGCGGAGGCGAGCCAGTGCTCGAGCTCCGCGGGGTCAACAAACGATTCGGAGCGGTCCAAGCGCTGACCGATATCAACCTGACCATCGGCCGCGGTGAAGTCGTCGGCCTCGTCGGTGACAACGGTGCCGGCAAGTCCACGCTGGTCAAGGTCCTCGCTGGGGTCCATTCGGCGGATGAGGGCGAGATCAAGTTGGGAGGACGGATCCAGAGGTTCGCCTCGCCGAAAGACGCGCAGAAGGCCGGGGTCGCCACGGTCTTCCAGGACCTCTCGCTGTGCGAGAACCTCGACGTCGTGGCCAACCTCTTCCTCGGACACGAGAAGACCCGGCGCGGCGTCCTCGACGAGGTCGCCATGGAAGCGAAGTCGTGGGAGCTGCTGCACAGCCTGTCGGCGAAGATCCCGAGTGTGAGGGTGCCGATCTCGGCCCTGTCCGGCGGACAACGTCAGACGGTCGCGATCGCCAGGTCCCTCCTCGGCGAGCCTTCGATCGTGATGCTCGATGAGCCGACGGCGGCCCTCGGTGTCGCGCAGACGGCCGAGGTGCTCAACCTCATCGACCGCCTGCGCGAACGCGATCTCGGTGTGCTGCTGGTCAGCCACAACATGGCCGATGTGCAGGCCGTCTGCGACCGAGTCCACGTTCTGCGGCTGGGGAAGAACGCCGGGGACTTTCCCGGGGACGAGCGCACAGACGTGCTGGTCGCGGCGATCACCGGTGCCAGCGACAACGTCGTCACGCAGAGAGCAACCCGAAGGGGTGAGCGCCGATGA
- a CDS encoding sugar ABC transporter permease: MTRNSFISDERITSDGLVATFVRRIKEGQLGSFPVILALIVIVIVFQTADGNFISPANLVNLSSTVAYLAILALGINLILLLGEIDLSLAQLGGLAASLLGVLVIRQGAPPLVALVIMLLLGLVVGAIQGWFFAVVGIPAFVVTLAGLLAYTGLTLTTLGTQKNLSMANSFAFDFASFYFPAIWAYVFGAVAVIGFGAGVVYSKLRRHNEGLDSPSWTSVIVRIVILAAVVFGFLILVNQDFGLAMPFLLMMVIAIGIDLVLRKTRYGRSIYAVGGKVEAARRAGIRVTWVRISVFMTAGVLAALFGFIKTGVTTNAGSTLVSTQDLLNAIAAAVIGGTSLFGGRGSAWAAVLGALVVGAINNGLYLIGFSSDAQQIITALVLLTAVVVDALSRRGQRYVGRG, from the coding sequence ATGACCCGCAACTCGTTCATCAGCGACGAACGCATCACCAGCGATGGCCTCGTTGCCACGTTCGTGCGCAGGATCAAGGAGGGGCAGCTCGGCTCGTTCCCGGTGATCCTGGCGCTCATCGTCATCGTCATCGTCTTCCAGACCGCGGACGGCAACTTCATCTCCCCGGCCAACCTCGTCAACCTGTCCTCGACGGTGGCATACCTCGCGATCCTCGCATTGGGCATCAACCTCATCCTGCTGCTCGGCGAGATCGACCTGTCCCTGGCCCAATTGGGCGGGCTGGCGGCCTCGCTGCTGGGTGTGCTGGTGATCAGGCAAGGGGCACCGCCCCTGGTTGCCCTGGTCATCATGCTGCTGCTGGGCCTCGTCGTCGGAGCGATTCAGGGATGGTTCTTCGCCGTGGTCGGAATTCCGGCCTTCGTCGTGACCCTGGCGGGTCTGCTCGCGTACACCGGTCTGACCCTGACGACGCTGGGGACGCAGAAGAACCTGTCGATGGCGAATTCCTTCGCCTTCGACTTCGCGAGCTTCTACTTCCCTGCGATCTGGGCATATGTGTTCGGAGCGGTCGCGGTCATCGGCTTCGGCGCCGGGGTCGTCTATTCGAAGCTGCGTCGGCACAATGAGGGGCTCGACAGTCCGAGCTGGACCTCTGTGATCGTGCGCATCGTCATCCTGGCGGCGGTCGTGTTCGGGTTCCTCATCCTGGTCAACCAGGACTTCGGCCTGGCCATGCCGTTCCTGCTCATGATGGTCATCGCCATTGGCATCGACCTCGTGCTGCGCAAGACCCGCTACGGCCGGTCGATCTATGCGGTCGGCGGCAAGGTCGAGGCTGCCAGGCGAGCCGGCATCCGAGTGACCTGGGTGCGGATCAGCGTGTTCATGACCGCCGGTGTCCTGGCGGCACTGTTCGGGTTCATCAAAACCGGTGTCACGACCAACGCCGGATCGACACTGGTGAGTACGCAGGACCTGCTCAATGCCATCGCCGCCGCGGTCATCGGTGGCACCTCGCTGTTCGGCGGGCGCGGTTCGGCCTGGGCGGCGGTGCTCGGTGCGCTGGTCGTCGGTGCGATCAACAACGGTCTCTACCTCATCGGCTTCAGCTCCGATGCGCAGCAGATCATCACCGCGCTCGTCCTGCTCACGGCCGTCGTCGTCGATGCGCTCAGCCGCCGCGGACAGCGCTACGTCGGACGCGGCTGA
- the thiM gene encoding hydroxyethylthiazole kinase has protein sequence MVDFDLRSANARLRASNPLIQCITNTVVQQFSANVLLAIGASPAMLDHEADAAQFTRIAGGLSVNFGTATNQQFLAADAAIDAANADAKPWVLDPVSIGAVDYRTTRIRRAAASSPTAIRGNASEIAALAGVGLGGRGVESTDEVDAVIPAAAELARSTGAIVAVSGPRDAIVAHIDGADRVARIDGGHTFMPLVIGTGCSLGAVTAAYLVGASTASAKFEAVVAAHSHFKVAGEAAAASAKGPGSYSVSFLDELHALTDEQLATARVETGDVEGPIDGARS, from the coding sequence ATGGTTGACTTCGACCTGCGTTCTGCCAACGCACGACTGCGTGCGAGCAATCCACTCATCCAGTGCATCACGAACACCGTCGTGCAGCAGTTCAGCGCCAACGTGCTTCTGGCCATCGGCGCTTCTCCGGCGATGCTCGACCACGAGGCCGATGCTGCACAGTTCACGCGCATCGCCGGCGGACTGTCGGTCAACTTCGGCACCGCCACGAATCAGCAGTTCCTCGCCGCCGATGCCGCCATCGACGCAGCCAACGCGGACGCCAAGCCCTGGGTCCTTGACCCGGTGAGCATCGGAGCCGTCGACTACAGGACCACACGAATCCGACGCGCCGCAGCCTCGTCACCCACCGCGATTCGCGGAAACGCCTCCGAGATCGCAGCCCTGGCCGGAGTCGGTCTGGGCGGACGAGGTGTCGAGTCCACGGACGAGGTCGATGCTGTCATTCCTGCAGCCGCCGAACTGGCGCGATCGACCGGTGCGATCGTCGCAGTCTCGGGACCGCGGGACGCGATCGTCGCTCACATCGACGGAGCCGATCGTGTCGCTCGCATCGACGGGGGACACACGTTCATGCCGCTGGTCATCGGCACCGGCTGCTCACTCGGTGCGGTGACCGCGGCCTACCTCGTCGGAGCAAGCACCGCGTCGGCGAAGTTCGAAGCCGTCGTCGCCGCCCACAGTCATTTCAAGGTTGCCGGCGAGGCCGCTGCCGCGAGTGCGAAGGGCCCCGGCAGCTACTCGGTGAGTTTCCTCGACGAACTGCATGCGCTCACCGACGAACAATTGGCCACTGCTCGGGTCGAAACCGGCGATGTCGAAGGGCCGATCGACGGGGCACGGTCGTGA
- the thiE gene encoding thiamine phosphate synthase has product MNPRLAGIDPRLYLITDSAQCGEAGRSVAETVREAVAGGVGIVQVRDKDIDDDAFYALTREVITAVDSAVVDSATAGTQRRVLIVLNDRVAVAQRLLAEGADVHIHVGQSDTPVEQVRERIGPEPLIGLSAADDAEFAAARDSSAVDLVGIGPVYDTTTKTDAPDGIGPDRLGDLVAEARLPAVAIGGITTARAAELRGRGLIGICVVSAICRAEDPRSAAQDLLAEFGDGRAEGAQ; this is encoded by the coding sequence GTGAACCCACGCCTGGCAGGCATCGACCCACGCCTCTACCTCATCACCGACTCGGCCCAGTGCGGTGAAGCCGGACGCAGCGTCGCCGAGACCGTGCGCGAGGCCGTCGCCGGGGGAGTCGGGATCGTGCAGGTCCGCGACAAGGACATCGACGACGACGCGTTCTACGCCCTGACCCGCGAGGTCATCACCGCCGTCGACAGTGCGGTCGTCGACAGCGCAACGGCCGGCACACAACGGCGCGTGCTCATCGTCCTCAACGACCGCGTCGCCGTCGCCCAGCGACTCCTTGCCGAGGGTGCAGACGTCCACATCCACGTGGGGCAGTCGGACACCCCGGTCGAACAGGTGCGCGAGCGCATCGGACCCGAACCCCTCATCGGCCTCTCAGCCGCCGACGACGCGGAATTCGCCGCCGCCCGGGACTCGTCGGCCGTCGACCTCGTCGGAATCGGCCCCGTCTACGACACCACGACGAAGACCGACGCACCCGATGGGATCGGGCCCGACCGCCTCGGCGATCTGGTGGCCGAAGCTCGACTTCCCGCGGTCGCCATCGGCGGAATCACCACTGCTCGTGCCGCCGAGCTGCGCGGTCGCGGACTGATCGGGATCTGCGTAGTCTCTGCCATCTGCCGAGCCGAGGACCCGCGGAGTGCGGCCCAGGATCTGCTCGCCGAGTTCGGCGACGGACGAGCGGAGGGAGCCCAGTGA
- the thiD gene encoding bifunctional hydroxymethylpyrimidine kinase/phosphomethylpyrimidine kinase, whose translation MSTRPPIVLSIAGTDPSGGAGIHADLKTFTARGVLGTTAITALVAQNTHGVSRVYPIDDDFVSDQLDSVLNDMPVDATKSGMLGSRSLVELVVERAAQGQLGFYAVDPVMVATSGHRLLEVDAVAAVRDHLLPVSDLITPNLPEAALLIGDDVPVAQNPQEMVDQARQLVDRGPRAVLLKGGHAIEGDVADVLVTADGTVTEFTHGRVATPNTHGTGCTLSAAITAEVAVLKRGRAVAEVSSDLLHEAVDNALDYLARALKSAADWQVSLDPKDAHGPVDHQVDIVRR comes from the coding sequence GTGAGCACCAGGCCACCCATCGTACTGTCCATCGCCGGCACCGACCCCAGCGGGGGAGCCGGCATCCACGCGGATCTGAAGACTTTCACCGCCCGCGGAGTGCTGGGCACCACGGCCATCACGGCCCTGGTCGCGCAGAACACCCACGGAGTCTCGCGGGTCTATCCCATCGATGACGACTTCGTCTCGGATCAGCTCGACAGCGTCTTGAATGACATGCCCGTCGACGCGACGAAGTCGGGGATGCTCGGCTCGCGTTCCCTCGTCGAACTCGTCGTCGAACGGGCAGCCCAAGGCCAATTGGGTTTCTACGCCGTGGACCCGGTCATGGTCGCCACCTCCGGACACCGACTCCTCGAGGTCGATGCCGTGGCCGCCGTCCGCGATCACCTGCTGCCGGTCTCCGACCTCATCACCCCGAACCTGCCCGAGGCGGCACTGCTGATCGGTGATGATGTGCCCGTGGCGCAGAACCCGCAGGAGATGGTGGACCAAGCCAGACAGCTGGTCGATCGCGGCCCCCGCGCGGTCCTGCTCAAGGGCGGGCACGCGATCGAAGGCGACGTCGCCGATGTCCTCGTCACCGCGGACGGCACGGTCACCGAGTTCACCCACGGGAGGGTGGCGACGCCGAACACCCACGGCACCGGGTGCACCTTGTCGGCCGCGATCACCGCCGAGGTGGCCGTGCTCAAGCGTGGACGTGCAGTTGCCGAGGTGAGCTCGGATCTGCTGCACGAAGCCGTGGACAATGCGCTGGACTACCTGGCCCGCGCCTTGAAGTCCGCCGCCGATTGGCAGGTCAGCCTCGACCCGAAAGACGCCCACGGCCCCGTCGACCACCAGGTCGACATCGTCCGCCGCTAG
- a CDS encoding TenA family protein, with translation MTTDFSAGPQTTQLWNRVRPILEQIEALPFLGQLADGSLDVKSFTNYIIQDGIYLTGYAKAMSFLAAGANDRDESRFWAGSAAEAITVEEEMHGELLADSRLAAVHEELISSGSGFQASPTTLGYVSFLVATAASRSYGEGVAGVLPCFWVYAHMGKVLVERAGQMSADHPYRTWVQTYDSPEFDESTRKAVQLLEQELENAPTEVAARMRDTFEQACVYELHFWASAHALQDWDAAVLVSQS, from the coding sequence ATGACGACAGACTTTTCCGCAGGCCCCCAGACGACTCAGCTCTGGAACCGTGTGCGCCCCATCCTCGAACAGATCGAGGCTCTGCCGTTCCTCGGCCAACTGGCCGACGGCAGCCTGGACGTGAAGTCCTTCACGAACTACATCATCCAGGACGGCATCTACCTCACCGGCTATGCGAAGGCGATGTCCTTCCTCGCCGCCGGGGCGAACGACCGCGACGAATCACGATTCTGGGCCGGCTCCGCGGCCGAAGCCATCACCGTCGAAGAGGAGATGCACGGAGAGCTGCTCGCCGATTCTCGTCTGGCCGCAGTACATGAGGAGCTCATCAGCAGCGGGTCCGGATTCCAGGCCTCGCCCACCACCTTGGGTTACGTCTCGTTCCTCGTCGCCACTGCCGCAAGCCGGTCATATGGTGAAGGTGTTGCGGGGGTGCTCCCATGCTTCTGGGTGTACGCGCATATGGGCAAGGTCCTCGTCGAGCGCGCCGGGCAGATGAGTGCCGACCACCCGTACCGGACCTGGGTCCAGACCTATGACTCTCCCGAGTTCGACGAATCGACGCGGAAGGCTGTGCAGCTGCTTGAACAGGAGCTCGAGAATGCTCCCACCGAGGTGGCCGCGAGGATGCGGGACACCTTCGAGCAGGCATGTGTGTATGAACTCCACTTCTGGGCCTCGGCGCATGCGCTGCAGGATTGGGACGCCGCGGTGCTCGTGTCGCAGAGCTGA
- a CDS encoding DUF1648 domain-containing protein — protein sequence MTSSTAPQPKRRPGFAALLFAVLSILVLIGIALWFWFRAPNQVPSHFGADGQPDDWSSKGETLAILVPLGVGIAVLFSIRWIWEKLPMRFLNIPHKEYWLQHGQRGYLFDCLMEFMRITAGALALLFAMILVGSLSESLGTSQPDGLMLLLTPAFLVIVALAMWNLYHQLKPRD from the coding sequence GTGACTTCCTCTACTGCCCCACAGCCCAAACGACGGCCGGGATTCGCAGCACTGCTCTTCGCCGTGCTGTCGATCCTGGTGCTTATCGGCATTGCACTCTGGTTCTGGTTCCGAGCGCCGAACCAAGTCCCGAGTCACTTCGGAGCAGATGGACAGCCCGATGACTGGTCGTCGAAGGGCGAGACCTTGGCGATACTGGTCCCACTCGGTGTTGGAATCGCAGTTCTCTTCTCCATTCGATGGATCTGGGAGAAGCTGCCGATGCGTTTCCTCAACATTCCACACAAGGAATACTGGTTGCAGCACGGGCAGCGTGGCTACCTCTTCGACTGCCTGATGGAGTTCATGAGGATCACGGCCGGTGCCCTGGCGCTGCTCTTCGCAATGATCCTAGTCGGTTCACTGTCCGAGTCACTCGGCACCTCACAGCCGGACGGTCTGATGCTTCTCCTCACCCCCGCGTTCCTCGTCATCGTGGCCCTGGCGATGTGGAATCTCTACCATCAGCTCAAGCCACGCGATTAG
- a CDS encoding RNA polymerase sigma factor, which produces MDRRRDLLRTVNGAPANDTESIARVVAATWRIEAAKITAGLSRHVGDFGFAEDLAQEAVAEALAQWPHSGVPANPAAWLTTVAKRRAIDTWRRRDRFDERIAMLAENLDDGQDGSAGALLWDPDSIDDDVLRLIFISCHPVLSRPAQLALTLRVVGGLSTEQIARAFLIPVTTVQQRIVRAKKALARADVPFELPPENERSERLGGVLGVLYLMFSEGHVAASGPDWMRPGLAMEALRLARITAGLLSREPEVHGLVSLMAFTAARFPSRLEPDGTPILLADQDRSAWDRSLLRLGRRSLQRATELRDSRGSYTLQAMIASCHAESESVASTDWQRIAALYGDLNRVTPSPVTELNRAIAIAEANGPAAGLDIVDDLAAGGTSATLHLIPSVRGELLARLGRRREAHAEFERAASLAANDRERDVLLAKARGDDRDAVGRRGVPSHPRD; this is translated from the coding sequence ATGGATCGCCGAAGGGACCTCCTCCGGACAGTGAACGGGGCCCCGGCGAACGATACCGAGTCCATCGCTCGCGTAGTCGCGGCGACGTGGCGGATCGAGGCGGCGAAGATCACCGCCGGCCTGAGCCGCCACGTCGGCGATTTCGGCTTCGCCGAGGACCTGGCCCAGGAAGCCGTCGCCGAGGCGCTGGCCCAGTGGCCGCACTCGGGTGTCCCCGCCAACCCGGCGGCCTGGCTGACGACGGTCGCCAAACGCCGGGCCATCGACACATGGCGTCGCCGCGACCGCTTCGACGAACGGATCGCGATGCTGGCTGAGAACCTCGATGACGGACAGGACGGATCCGCTGGGGCACTGCTCTGGGACCCGGACTCGATCGACGACGACGTCCTCCGCCTCATCTTCATCTCGTGCCATCCGGTGCTCAGTCGACCGGCACAGCTTGCACTCACCCTGCGGGTCGTCGGCGGTCTCTCCACCGAGCAGATCGCCCGCGCGTTCCTCATCCCCGTCACGACTGTCCAGCAGCGAATCGTTCGCGCGAAGAAGGCACTCGCTCGAGCCGATGTGCCGTTCGAGCTTCCCCCGGAGAATGAACGGTCCGAGCGTCTGGGCGGCGTCCTCGGGGTCCTCTATCTCATGTTCTCCGAGGGCCATGTCGCTGCCTCAGGGCCCGATTGGATGCGCCCCGGCCTGGCGATGGAGGCACTGCGTCTGGCCCGCATCACCGCCGGGCTGCTGTCTCGTGAGCCCGAGGTCCATGGGCTCGTGTCACTGATGGCCTTCACCGCCGCGCGTTTCCCCTCGCGACTCGAGCCCGACGGGACGCCGATCCTGTTGGCCGATCAGGATCGGTCGGCATGGGATCGCTCGCTGCTGCGACTCGGCCGGCGCAGCCTGCAGAGGGCGACGGAGCTTCGCGACAGCCGCGGGTCCTACACGCTGCAGGCGATGATCGCCTCCTGTCATGCCGAATCCGAGTCTGTGGCCTCGACCGACTGGCAACGAATTGCGGCCCTGTACGGCGACCTCAACCGGGTGACGCCCTCGCCGGTCACCGAGCTCAACCGCGCGATTGCGATCGCCGAGGCGAACGGGCCCGCTGCCGGACTCGACATCGTCGATGATCTCGCTGCGGGCGGGACCTCGGCCACACTCCATCTCATTCCGAGTGTCCGGGGCGAACTTCTCGCCCGCCTCGGACGAAGGCGAGAGGCCCACGCCGAGTTCGAACGTGCGGCCTCCCTGGCCGCCAATGATCGCGAACGTGACGTTCTTCTGGCCAAAGCCCGAGGCGATGACAGAGACGCCGTCGGTCGGAGGGGCGTTCCATCGCACCCTCGCGATTGA
- a CDS encoding YciI family protein, with the protein MKFMLIMRDIDQAAVDAAENTDFEEIIAAMGAYNESMVNAGVLSDAAGLSDPSEGSVVDFSDDDPVATDGPYGELRELFNGFWIVEVSSQEEAVEWAKRAPLDAGSQMEVRRINGPEDFPQDNEWIQKEQEWIAEGTSSGQ; encoded by the coding sequence ATGAAGTTCATGCTCATTATGCGCGATATCGACCAGGCCGCGGTCGATGCTGCCGAGAACACCGATTTCGAAGAGATCATCGCGGCGATGGGTGCCTACAACGAATCGATGGTCAACGCCGGAGTCCTCTCCGACGCGGCGGGGCTGTCCGACCCGTCCGAAGGCAGTGTCGTCGATTTCAGCGACGACGACCCGGTTGCCACCGATGGGCCCTATGGCGAGCTGAGAGAGCTTTTCAACGGGTTCTGGATCGTCGAGGTCTCCTCGCAGGAAGAGGCAGTCGAGTGGGCCAAACGCGCTCCCCTGGATGCGGGATCCCAGATGGAGGTTCGTCGGATCAACGGTCCGGAGGACTTCCCTCAGGACAATGAGTGGATCCAGAAGGAACAGGAATGGATCGCCGAAGGGACCTCCTCCGGACAGTGA
- a CDS encoding cysteine desulfurase family protein, translating into MAFDRQPDSRPPLYLDTASAAPVRREALEAAWPYLTGAFGNPSSHHEVGRTSAEALKDARRRVAKVLGMRSTDIIFTSGGTESDNLAIIGMALGAEARADARAVARADMRAGGGAGGGSDGSAPRQHIVTSALEHEAVLASADFLARRHGFLVTQVPVEPDGTITVDALRSVLREDTLLVSLGYANNEIGTVADIAALAGVTHDAGALFHTDAVQAAGWLPLNGLGVDAMSLAGHKVGAPKGIGVAAIRARTPLEPLIHGGGQESGRRSGTENVALAVAFATALELAEAERAEAADHVRAIRDDFIAEVLGTVPGVFLTGSAAARTPNHASFCFSDTSGEAVLLELERLGVTASSGSACAVGSDEPSHVLTALGIDADVAKTSVRFTFPTGISDDDGHRAAQTVSAAVEALALSYT; encoded by the coding sequence ATGGCATTCGACCGACAGCCGGATTCGCGGCCTCCGCTCTATCTCGACACCGCCTCGGCGGCACCCGTGCGCAGGGAAGCCCTCGAAGCCGCCTGGCCGTACCTGACCGGTGCGTTCGGCAACCCATCGAGCCATCACGAGGTCGGCCGCACCTCGGCCGAGGCGCTCAAGGACGCACGCCGCCGCGTCGCGAAGGTTCTGGGCATGCGCAGCACCGACATCATCTTCACCAGCGGCGGCACCGAATCCGACAATCTCGCGATCATCGGGATGGCGCTCGGAGCCGAAGCCCGGGCAGACGCGCGCGCCGTTGCTCGCGCGGACATGCGCGCCGGGGGCGGCGCAGGTGGCGGATCTGACGGTTCGGCACCTCGGCAGCATATCGTGACGTCTGCCCTCGAACATGAAGCGGTGCTCGCCTCGGCGGATTTCCTGGCTCGTCGGCACGGGTTCTTAGTCACGCAGGTGCCTGTCGAACCCGACGGCACGATCACCGTCGATGCGCTCCGGTCGGTGCTGCGCGAGGACACGCTGCTGGTCAGCCTGGGGTATGCGAACAACGAGATCGGCACGGTCGCCGATATCGCAGCCCTGGCCGGCGTCACCCACGATGCCGGCGCGCTCTTCCACACCGATGCGGTGCAGGCCGCTGGATGGCTGCCGTTGAATGGGCTCGGCGTCGACGCCATGAGCCTCGCCGGGCACAAGGTCGGTGCGCCGAAGGGGATCGGAGTCGCCGCGATCCGCGCACGGACCCCACTCGAACCGCTCATCCACGGCGGCGGTCAGGAGTCCGGGCGCCGATCGGGGACGGAGAACGTGGCCCTGGCTGTCGCCTTTGCCACCGCCCTGGAACTCGCCGAGGCGGAACGCGCCGAGGCCGCCGACCATGTCCGGGCCATCCGGGACGATTTCATCGCCGAGGTGCTGGGAACCGTTCCTGGTGTCTTCCTCACCGGCAGCGCCGCGGCGAGGACACCGAACCATGCGTCGTTCTGCTTCTCCGATACCAGTGGTGAGGCCGTGCTGCTCGAACTCGAACGACTCGGGGTCACGGCATCGAGCGGTTCGGCCTGCGCCGTCGGATCGGATGAGCCCTCGCACGTTCTCACAGCTCTGGGCATCGACGCCGACGTCGCGAAGACAAGTGTCCGGTTCACCTTTCCGACAGGCATCTCCGATGACGACGGGCACCGAGCGGCGCAGACCGTGTCCGCTGCCGTCGAGGCTTTGGCTCTGAGCTACACCTGA